A region of Egibacteraceae bacterium DNA encodes the following proteins:
- a CDS encoding pyridoxal-dependent decarboxylase, whose translation MTRSTPWPISGEEEDLWFHVDGAYGALAAGTALVGDAFRGLDRADSVALDPHKWLFVPFDADCVLVRDAERLRAAFSLVPAYLPGR comes from the coding sequence TTGACCCGCTCGACGCCCTGGCCGATTTCGGGCGAGGAGGAGGACCTGTGGTTTCACGTCGACGGCGCGTACGGAGCGCTGGCGGCCGGGACGGCGCTGGTCGGTGACGCGTTCCGCGGGCTGGACCGCGCCGACTCCGTCGCCCTCGACCCGCACAAGTGGCTGTTCGTGCCCTTCGACGCCGACTGCGTGCTGGTCCGCGACGCCGAGCGCCTGCGGGCCGCCTTCAGCCTGGTGCCGGCCTACCTGCCAGGACGGTGA
- a CDS encoding DUF1697 domain-containing protein, with product MRFVVLLRGVNAGPRNRIKMGPLKAALEKAGFLHVRTLLQSGNVIVDHDGSAAQAQSAVGQVLVSGFGLDVAVLVRDEAAWRGLVADNPLGDVATDGSKHFVVFCSEPHDPAVLPAAVAPEQLVARPRELHVWSPGACGTAC from the coding sequence GTGCGATTCGTGGTCTTGCTTCGCGGCGTCAATGCGGGTCCTCGCAACCGGATCAAGATGGGACCGCTCAAGGCGGCTTTGGAGAAGGCCGGCTTTCTCCACGTCCGCACGCTGTTGCAAAGCGGCAACGTCATCGTTGACCACGACGGCTCGGCAGCCCAGGCTCAGAGCGCGGTCGGTCAGGTTCTGGTCTCTGGCTTCGGGCTGGACGTGGCGGTCCTGGTTCGTGATGAGGCCGCGTGGCGGGGCCTCGTGGCGGACAACCCCTTGGGCGATGTGGCCACCGACGGTAGCAAGCACTTCGTTGTCTTCTGCTCTGAACCGCACGACCCTGCGGTGCTGCCAGCGGCCGTCGCGCCGGAGCAGCTGGTCGCCCGGCCGAGGGAGCTGCACGTGTGGTCCCCCGGGGCGTGCGGGACGGCCTGCTGA
- a CDS encoding VOC family protein, producing the protein MSIRRVVPNIRSEAMEDSRDFYGLLGLEEVMDHGWVMTLASPSNPTAQVTFMSHDKTAPVVPDMSVEVDDVDAAYAVMQESGAEVVHPLEDEEWGVRRFFVRDPNGRVVNVLSHR; encoded by the coding sequence ATGTCCATCCGCCGGGTCGTGCCCAACATCCGATCAGAGGCCATGGAGGACAGCCGGGACTTCTACGGCCTCCTGGGCCTTGAGGAGGTCATGGACCATGGCTGGGTCATGACGCTCGCCTCCCCTTCCAACCCCACGGCGCAAGTCACGTTCATGAGCCACGACAAGACCGCGCCGGTCGTGCCCGACATGAGCGTTGAGGTGGACGATGTGGACGCCGCCTATGCAGTGATGCAAGAGAGCGGCGCGGAGGTCGTCCACCCCTTGGAGGATGAGGAGTGGGGAGTGCGACGGTTCTTCGTCCGTGACCCCAACGGTCGGGTGGTCAACGTGCTGAGCCACCGATGA